The genomic window GACAACCCCGGTACTCCGATCGAAGGGCTCTGGAACGCATACGAGAAGGCAAGGGAAACCGAATCAAATATGGATGGATCGGAGTTGGAAAACCATTGGAATGGGCCGGCTCCAGATTCGATTAACGATTATCGTATCAAGTACTGAAGTGTATATCCGACCAGGACGGGGGAATGGATGGTAAGGGCATCAATACGACAAAAAAGTGGATAGTGGATTCGACTCATTTTCATACATCATTATATGCTTACTATTGGGTTCACAGTAGTAGACCGTATAGCATTCTTGTGATTAACAGTGAATATTCCCCAAATGAAACCCACTCACGTTTAGCCTGAAAAACTTCCCCGTGAGGGATCACTCGTCGGCCGGACCTGCACAAAGCGTCAGACCAGCTGGATCGTGTTGCCGTTCGAGGTGACGTGGAGGTCACGGCCGAGTTCGTAGCCCTGGTTTCCGGCGAGGTCCACGTAGCCCGAGAACCCACTCATCTCCTGGTGGGCCGGGATGACGTGCTGTGGCTGGAGCGCGTCGAGCATCTCGTAGTGGCCCTCCTGTCGGAGGTGGCCGGAGACGTGGACGTCGTCGTAGATGCGCGCGCCCTGCATCTTCAGCAGGCGCTCGGACTGGTAGCGCTGGCCCTCGTTGGTTGGCTCCGGGATGATACGGGCGGAGAAGATCACCTTATCGCCGTCCTCGATGTCGTACGGCGTCTCGCCCCCACCCATTCGGGTGAGCATCGCCCGCGGCTCGCCCTGGTGGCCCGTGACGACCGGCAGGAAGTTCTCCTTGCCCTCTTTCATCACGCGGTTGAACGCGTTCTCGATGGAGCGCCGGTGGCCGAACATCCCGACGTCGTCCGGGAAGTCGACGCCGATCCGCTTTGCGGTGCCGGAGTACTGCTCCATCGAACGGCCCAGCAGCACCGGCTCACGGCCGATCTCCTTGGCGAACTCGACGATGCTTTTGACGCGAGCGATGTGGCTGGAGAACGTCGTCGCGAGGATGCCACCGTCGAAGTCTTCGAGGCTTTGCATCACGTCCCGGAGCTGGGTCCGGGCAACGGCCTCACTGGGGGTACGGCCCTTCTTGTTGGCGTTGGTACAGTCCTCGATGTAACAGAGGACGCCGTTGTCCTCGCGGCCGATCTCCCGGAACCGCTTCATGTCGATGGGGTCGCCGATGACCGGCGTGTGGTCCATCCGCTTGTCCAGCCCGTACACGATCGCCCCCTCGGGCGTATGCAGTACCGGGTTGATCGCGTCGATGATCGAGTGCGTGACGTTCACGAACTCCAACTCGGTGCGCTCGCCGATGCTCATCGTCTCGCCCGCCTCCATGGCGATGAGTTCGTTGTCCATGTCGAACTTGCTCTCGTCCTCGATCTCCTCCTTGACGAGTTCCAGCGTGAACGGGGTGGCGACGACGGGCGCGTTGTATCGATGCCCAAGCTTCGAGATGGCACCGATGTGGTCGAGGTGGCCGTGCGTCGGCACGATGGCCTTCACGTCACCTTC from Halostella salina includes these protein-coding regions:
- a CDS encoding RNase J family beta-CASP ribonuclease codes for the protein MEIEIATIGGYEEVGRQMTAVRAGDDVVIFDMGLNLSQVLVHDNIRTEQMHSLDLIDMGAIPDDRVMSELEGDVKAIVPTHGHLDHIGAISKLGHRYNAPVVATPFTLELVKEEIEDESKFDMDNELIAMEAGETMSIGERTELEFVNVTHSIIDAINPVLHTPEGAIVYGLDKRMDHTPVIGDPIDMKRFREIGREDNGVLCYIEDCTNANKKGRTPSEAVARTQLRDVMQSLEDFDGGILATTFSSHIARVKSIVEFAKEIGREPVLLGRSMEQYSGTAKRIGVDFPDDVGMFGHRRSIENAFNRVMKEGKENFLPVVTGHQGEPRAMLTRMGGGETPYDIEDGDKVIFSARIIPEPTNEGQRYQSERLLKMQGARIYDDVHVSGHLRQEGHYEMLDALQPQHVIPAHQEMSGFSGYVDLAGNQGYELGRDLHVTSNGNTIQLV